The genomic interval GCAGTCAGCATTAAAATAATGATGGTGGGAATGTATTTAACAAACATACCAAAACGACCTTGAAAAAAATACAGAGGCAAAAAGGCTGCGCAGGTGGTTAAGACACTGGCAAGCACCGGTGAAGCCACTTGCAAGGTGCTGCTTACAACCGTGCCGTCTTTATAGTTTTTTCCTTTATGCCGAACAATATTTTCAGCGACAATAATGGCATCATCCACCACAATTCCCAGCACAATAATAATGGACGCCAGCGTCATGTTGTTGATGGTAAAGCCAAGAACCAAAGCTGCAATCAGGGTGAAACCTAAAGAAAAGGGAATGCCCATGGCTACCCAAATCCCAGACCTTAAATCCAAAAAGATAAATAAGAAAAAAACAATCAAGATAAAACCAATAAGACCGTTGGTGCTGATCAGGTCAATCCTATTTTTTACGTCATAGGATTCATCATCAATAAATACAAAGTCTACCGGTAAGTTAGGGTTGTTCTTAATGTATTGTTTAACAAAAGTATCGATGGCTTTTTGTGCTGATAAAATATCTGATGTTGTCGTCTTTTGGACATTGAGAATAATGCCTTCCTTGCCTTGCACTTTATGCACACTGTTGCTTTTTTCAAACTGTTCTTCTACGTGGGCAATGTCTTTTAATTTTAAGCGCTGGCCTTCAAAACCAACATTGATAACCGCATTGGACAGCGAATCAATGTCCATCAACTGTGCATCTAAATTGATTTCTGTTTCTTTTTTATCCATTAAGCTGCCAATGGGATAACGCACATGTTGATTAAGAATTTGTTGTCTGACTTGCTCTAAAGAAATTTCATAGCGTTGCAGTTTTTTGGGATCAATTTTAATCTGTATCTCCGGGCGTAAATAACCCGAGCTGTCAACACCGCTGACCTGAGCAAGAGATAATAGGCGGTTTTTAAAACTGAGTACATAGGCTTGAAGTTTTTGCCTGTCTTTGACACTTAGAATTTCAACATCTTTTAAGTAAATCCCAATATCAATGATGGCTTTTTCTGAGCTTTTAAACTGCCTATAGACTGGATCTCGTGCTTCTCTGGGAAACTCTACCGTTTCCACTGCATCTTTTACTTCCTGAACTTTTTCTCTTAGGTCTGGAATATTAGCATCAAAGTATACTCTGATACTGCTTACAGCATAGGATGAACTGGCATTGACTTCTTCTAAAGCAGAAACCCCTTTGAGTTTTTCTTCAATGGGCTTGGTGATAAATAGCTCTATATCATCTGCCGAAGCTCCAGGATAGGTCACTGTGATACGCAGTGAGTTGAAGGCAAACTCTGGCATTTCTTCTTTACCAATTTTTTGCCATGCCAAGACACTGCCAAACAAGACAGCCAACATCATGGCATTGACCAAAGCCGGCCGTTTTAAAAAATAGTGGATAAGATTGTGCATGCAGCCTATGTCATACCCAAGGCTTTACAAAAAATAAACAAATATAAGCTTAAGTCAAAGTTACTTATTTTAGTAGTGTATCCATAAAAAATTTTTGATAAAAAAGCTTGCTTTTTTAATTAAAGCTCTTATTGTGAATTTTATGGAAACTTCACAAAGCATATTTTCTTGCCTAAACAGTTTCCGTAACGCTCGTTTTATCCGTCTGGCTTAAACGCCAGATATTATTTTACCCCACACATTCACATTATTTTTTTAATTCAATTAATTTATTTTTATGGAGTTTATTATGAAAAAACTTATAAGTTTATCATTATTATTAGGATGCTTTTGCACACAAGCTAAAGCACAAAAGTATTTTTTTTCTGATCCTAACTGGTTGGCTGTTAAAGAGAATGGGCATGGCTACAATGTTCTGCTGCTTTTACACAATGGCACTCAGTGTATGTTTTACTTTGAATCTTTAAAACAAGAAGAGGGAAGTCAACATAACACTAACAATACATTGTGTCAGACTTACAAAGTCTATGGTCAGACTCAAGGTGAGAGCAAAAAGTATACAAAACAACTTTTCAATAGAGGCGGTGAAGTTATTGTTACTCAAGATTATAGCATTACCGCTTTGCAAAATACTGTGGTCAATGCAGTAGACCAGGAAAGTTCAGAGCCCGTGTCATGGGAACATTGGATTAAAATTCCAAAAAAACAATCGACCCTTGCAAAGCCGCCTGTCAAAAAAAACAATGATTACTTTTACCCTAGAGGTAACATGTAACCTAAGCATCCTTCTTGGGCTCTTAAACGAGCCCAAGTTTTTTTAAGCTTTTTTTACCATCAAAAAAATGTTGCAATGCGTTTTTTTATCTGCTACGTGATCGTTATGAGGTGTGCACTTTATAGTTTATTGTTATTTGTGGGACTATCTTTTTCACAAAGTCAACCGCAGATTTTTGATAAAACCGATCAATACTCAGATTACTATCAAAGTAATACTGAGACCTTTGCAGTGTTGGACAAAGACCTGAATGCCTATTATCCTACAAGTGTTGATAGCACTTTAAACACCAATGAAAATGTTTTTTCAATTACTTTCAATGTTACTCTTGAAAATGTTGTTGCACAAATGTGTGAAAGTTCTTCCGCAAGACTATCCAGTGTCAATTTTATCACTTGTCAATTGAACCAGTATAACGACATCGTGATTTTTGAACGCCATTTTTATACTTGTTATACCCTTGAAAAAAAAACTTATTCAGAGCTGCCCAATGGCTTGTTTTTGCAAAATGCTGAGTTGCCCCTTGCCTCTACAACTATAGATTATATTCCTGGTGAAATCAGTGAACCCGTTGCAATAATTAGACAAAATAGCAAGACAAGGTTTCATTATCCGGATAACTATACTTCCTTTCTTTGGAGGACAAGCAATAAACACAAATACGGTGTTGCTTTTATGGATGCTTTGCTTGAGTATGCTCCGCAGGTTTGCCCTTCAATAAACAGACCATAAAGTAAGTGCTCTAGGCTCATACAAACCATGGTTACTTTAATAATCTGAATTAAGTTTTTTAGCGTCAAAAGCATTTTGATGTAATTTTCTGATACGCTTGAATGTATCGCCATGATATAAATTAATGTAATGATAAAAACATCTAATATACCCATACCCTAACCAAACCTAACTTGATGAATATGCATGGGCTACATGATATTTATTTTATTCAAACTATACAATATTTCTATCTTTAACTACTTTTCCAAAAGCTGTTTTTGCAACAGAACGTAGTCGGTTTTGCCGGTGGCCAGTAAAGGGAGTTTATCCAGGTGCATGATTTTTTTGGGAATGGATAAATCTGCTAAACCTTGTTGTTTGGCATAATTGCGCAAGTCTTCTTTGTTGGCTTTTTTATGATTGGTCACCAACAATAGAGCTTCTCCTTTCTTGATATCCGGTATGGATAACACGGCATGCTGATGTTTGGGCCAAAGTTGATTGACAAAGGTTTCTACCGCCGTTAGCGACACCATTTCTCCAGCAATTTTAGCAAAACGTTTGGCCCTGCCTTCTATGCTGACATAGCCTTCTTCATCAAAACTGACAATATCCCCGGTATCGTACTCACCATCTTTGGGTGCTTGAATAACACCTGGTTTATTGGCCAGCAAATAACCTTTCATGATGTTGGGACCTTTAACCAAAAGTTTTCCGCCGTCTTCTATACCAGGTACATCTTCCAAACGATAATCAATGCCCGGCAATATTCTTCCCACCGTTCCAGATTTATTGTGCATGGGCGTATTGGCAGACAACACCGGCGAGGTTTCTGTGGCACCATAGCCTTCTAAAATTCGTACTCCATATTTTTCTGACCACAGCTTGCGGGTTTCTTTTTTAAGTTTTTCTGCTCCAGCAAACACATACCTTACGGCATAAAAATCATAGGGATTGGCAAAACGCGCATAGCCAGATAAAAATGTATCGGTACCAAACATCAAGGTTGCATTGGTGTCATAGACCAACTCGGGTATAATTCTGTAATGTAAAGGCGAAGGATAGAAAAAAATTCTTACGCCACTGAGCATGGTCATCAAGGTACCTCCAGTCAAACCAAAAGAGTGAAACATGGGCAGGGCATTGAACACCAAATCATCCGGACCAAAATCTACCCGTGAAGACATTTGAAAACGATTGGCCTGAATGTTCTTATGCGACAAAACAACGCCTTTGGGCGTTCCTTCTGAACCAGAGGTGAATAAAACCACGGCAGCATCATCCGCATGGTGAACATTGTTCCAATGGTAAAAAGATGCTGCAAAAAAGCTTTTTAACAAGCCTTTTAATTTTTTAATCATGCCAATGCTTTGAGCTACATCTTCCAAGTAAAGCATCTTGATACCGTGCTCTTCTATGGCTTCTATTAATGAGCTAAGTTTGGCTTGCTCTATGAACTTGCGAGAGCTGATGACGGTTTTTATTTGCGCGGTATCACAGGTGGATAGTACGTTATGAACACCGGTAGAAAAATTAATCATGGCTGGAATTTTGTTGTTGACCTGCATGGCAAAAAAGCTCACCGCTGTAGCCACCATGTTGGGCATCATCAAACCCACATAAATATCATTGTGTAAGGGTTGTTCTAGAGCCTCAGCCAAAATAAAACTTCTTGCTAAAAAACTGCCGTTGCTCATGGGTTTTCGATTGATGTCTTCTGCTATAATTTTTTTACGGCCATGCAATTTAACTTGATCAATCAAGGATTCAAACAAAGTTTTTTCATAATCGGATGTTTCAAAGACCATTCTGCTCATGATGTCGTACAATTTGATGGCTGCAAATTGTCGGCGTTTTCTACCTCTGATATTTTCATCAATGTCTAGGGTGCAAGGTTCAAGAATATTCAATGTGATTTTTTGAAACCATCGTCTGCGAACTTTGCCTTTAAGTTTAGAAAATAGGGTGTACTGCGCACCGTTGATTCTGATCGGTAAAATCATGGCCCCAGATTTATCGGCAATCATGCCGGGTCCATTGTAAATTTTCATCAAAGAGCCGGTGACTGTGATTCTTCCTTCTGGAAAAATAACACACTTTTCATCTTTCTTAAGTTCCTTAATCATACTGCGTGTGGCCATGGCACTGCTGGGATCAATGGGAAAAACTTTAACCAGGTTGATTAAGGGTTTAAAATACCAAACATTGGCCACCTGACTGTTGATGGCAAACATGGGTTTTTCTGGTAAATACAAAGCGATCAACATGGCATCGAGGAAAGATAGATGGTTGGCCACAATCAATACTCGCGAACCTGCCCTATGAAAATTTTCTATCCCCGTGACTTCCACCCGATAAATCAATTTAAACAGGGTTTTTAAAAATAATTTCAACATAAAGTCTCCTTTGTTGTCCAAAAGCTACGGCCTACCTTTTGTGTGGCTTATTTTTTGCTATCACCTTCTTGTTTCAGTCTTTTTTTAACGATGTCTCTAATCAAAAAGTACACTGGAATGTTGGTCACAGCCAAAATTAAAAACAGCTGAAGTAAACTAACCTTCAACGCAAACAAAATCAGCATCAACACGCTGGCCATGACCATAAACAAAGCGTTGACCACATTATTAGCGGCAATGACTCTGGCCATGAACGTTTCTTCTGTTCTGTCCTGCATAATCGCATACAAGGGAACAATGTACAGGCCAGCGCATATCGCCAAACTCAACAAACTCAATACAATACCCCAGCTGCTTAAACCGACAGCAAAAAACTCTGACAAACTCAACAGTTTATCTTGATACTCAAGCACCCGCTCCAAGTAATGCATGCGCTCTACAGCAAAAAACAAAGAGCTGATGACAAAAGCCACAATAGACAAACTCAAGCCCACAGAACCATAAGGAACCAGCTTACCATCGACTTCTCCTTTGAGCAGTTTGTTGCACCAGGCTGACCCTAAGCCAATGCCAATTGAAAACAAAGTTAAAAACAAGGTGACCGTATGCTCATTGCCACCAATCACATCTTTGGCATAGGTGGGCAATTGCGTTAACACCACAGAGCCAATAAACCAAAACCAAGACACACCTAAAACAGACAGCCACACCGTGCGCTCATGCTTGGCGTACTGCATGATGGACCAGGTGGCTTTGATGATGTTGATGTTAATGTTTAGTTTTTCATCGCCCACTGGAGCTTTTGGAATGCTCCTACTTGACCACCAGCCTGTTACTGCAAACACAATGACAAAAATAGAAATCCAGATCAAACCATTGTCAGTCCTTACCACCAAACCGCCAAACAGGGTGCCCAACAAAATGGCTAAAAAGGTACCCATTTCTATCAAGCCATTGCCAGCCAACAACTCATCTTTATGCAAATGTTCTGGCAATAAGCTGTATTTGATGGGGCCAAAAAAAGTGGACTGCATTCCCATAAAAAATAAAACAATCAGCAAGCCCTCAACACTTTGCACATAAAAACAAAGCGCACAGGCGCACATCAAAGCGATTTCAATCATCTTTATAATTTGGGTTAACTTGCTTCTTTCATATTTATCGGCAATCTGTCCGGCCATGGCAGAAAACAAAAAAAATGGGAGAATAAACAAACCCGCCGCCAGGCTCACCAGTGTTGCCGGTTGCATGCTACTTTTGCTGGCCATGTCATAGGTGAACCAAATCAAAAAGGCATTTTTAAAGGCATTGTCATTGAAGGCACCAAAAAACTGGGTGATGAACAAGGGTAAAAATCGCTTGGTATACAAAAGATGATTTAAGTTTTTCATTCTTGGTCCTTGAATTAATCAAAAAGAAAAGGTACTCCGTTTATACTCGTTAATTATATTTCTTTCTACCCATGGCTTGAATAGCTTGGCTACTATTAAAATTGCTAAAATTAAACCCTCTATAAATGTATAAATATAAAGCCCAATGATTGCATCATTCAATGAGTACCAATAGCCTGCAAAGCTCAGCATACATAATACGTAGTGAATGGTGATAATCAGACATGAAAAAGTGACTCTTATAAGCTTCGATGATTCTTTAATGATCCATACATAAGACATCACTCCAAGCGTAACAATTGAAAATAATACATTTACAATAAAAATATTTGCCCACTCTTCTCCAAGAGATATTTTTGCGTATAAGATGACTCCAAGGGTAGGAATAAGCCAAAGGCTGACCCACCGTATAAAAGGCATAATTTTGATCCATGTATTTTTAATCATAATAATTCAGCATCAAATTTTTAATGCTACACTAAAAGGTAGCGGCTGCCTTTTAGCACTTCTCCTCATTTAAATGTTTAAGACCAAGCAAGATTTGATTGATCAATAGATCGGTCATTTGACCAATGGATTCAGCCCCCACGGCTTCGAGTTTGCCAGTAAGTCCCAGTTGACAAATGCCATGTATGATCATTTCTTCTCATTATGAAACATTCTTCGCATTCAAAATTAATTGAACAATGTCAAATTATGGAGCTGAGGATAATTTAAGTCAAGGTATTGTTTTGCTTTTCAAACGTTTAATATCTTTTAAATTCTAGCAAAAAAAAGGCCCACGGTTAAACGTGGGCCTTTTGTGTTTATTTCAAGTCACTTCTAAATAAAAGGTATTCCTGCTTACCTTTTTATTGGAACTCTTTGGTTTTAAATATCAAGAACCGTTGATTTTTTTACTTCCAGTTAAAACAATTCTTTCAATGCTATCAATAATCTTAATTGAAATTTTCTTGCCGTCTTTATGGTAGCCTGCAGGGATTGTCCTGTCTAACTCTCGTCTATCACGAGTTATTTTTGCTGTACCTTTGAAATTATCTAATATTTCAACGTACATCACAAGACCATTTGGCATTTCAATTTCAGTACCATTTTCAATGTATGTTTGTTCAATACTGCTACTGATTTGATTGAAATTTATAGTGCCCGACAAATAGTAGTCGTTGTACAAAAAACCTTGGTCGGTAAAAACAGTTAAATCTACATTGACAGTATCAGACGCCAATTGGAGACTTGTTTCAAGCATAGAGCTGTTTGTTGACTCTTCTGAAAATTTAGTAGTTTTAGAAGCTTCACGCCCGTCAACAGGATACAATACGTCCATTTTAGCCGCAATCTGCGCGTATAGATTTAAAGAACCGAAACAAACTCCCATAACAATTAATAATTTTAATGTTTTCATAAAACCCCTTTCAAGTTTAGAAATTTTTCATACACCACAACCAAACATTATAAAAGTTAATAATAGTTATTATAAAATAAATATTTTTTATGATTTTTTGAGAATTTAAAATAACTTAGTTTTAACGCTGCATTAAAATTACGGTCCTTACGTGCTTTTGAATCTGAATGTGACCGGTTAGACCGTTTGTCATCGATATAAAATAGTAGCCTAAGCTTTTTTAGGCCTAACTAAAGTTTGTATTTTAATTGTCTTATCCTGCGTACGTTGTTTATTAAATAAACAAGGAGGTTTATAATGAAAGCATGCAATGAACTAAAATACCGTTACAACAGACAATTAAAACTAGCCCATAAACTGGAAAACAATTCACAACACTCAGAGGCTAAGGAGACTGATTCTCTTGATATAAAAAAGAGTGCTGCCTTTAAAAAACCCACCCAAATACAGCGCTTTTATTTAACGGTTTTAAAAGAAAAAAATCGTCTGAATTGATGGTGCTTAGCATTGTATAAAGACAGGTTTTTTTATATAAAACTAAAGAACTGAGCGCTTAAGCCCGATTGGACAAGCTTTCATAAAACAATCTATCTTAAGTTCAAATCAAGCCTATATTATTGCAAGCTTTTGCACTTTTAATCCAGACAAGGAGTTATATATGAATGAACATTCACAAAAACCTTACACTGACAATAACGATGAAGAAGATCAACTGCCCAATGAAAAGCCGGGCATTGTTGATGAACAGCAGCGTGAAAATCTAGGAAACAGCAAAACCGATAAAGAAATTGAAAAAAGAAAAGGCTATGCTCCTAGAGACCGTTGTTAAGCTTTAATACCTTGTTCTATACGACCTGATTTTCTGAGCAACATTTAAAGCCAGTGTTCCAATATTTATTCTACATTTAATTTTTTTATTCAGCTTCTATTCATCCTGGGTTGTTAAACCTTTAGGCATGAGACATTTAATCCCTATATATAAAGAAAAGAAAATAAGTTTTACTCAATGGCTCATCGCTTGGGCAGTTTTATTTTTATTGAGTAATTTTTACGCAGAAGATATTTTAAAAAGCAGTTTAGGACTCTCACTCTCCATGTATTGGCTGTATTGCATTGGCACTGTAGGACTGGTCTCATATGAGTTTATCCGCCGCGAGCCTTCTATAAAAATAGCCAATAGTTTTGCTCTTGCAGTCTTGTTGATTCATGCTTATTTTTATATCACCAGCCTTGTGCAGTACAGCTCAGGTCATTATGAGGCCATAAAAGCTTTGTATATGCTAACCATGGTCGAAACTATAATTGTAAGTGTATTTTTAGTCACTAAGCTTATGGTCAAGGGTATCAAATCTAAAAGCCCTGATAAATTTAAGCAACAGCGTTTAATATAAAATTTATTGAATTTGCGCATGGGCATCAGCCAAACATTGATTTTTAAAAACACCTGCTTCAGTGCTGATGCCATAATCTAAAGTAAACTGAGCGAGATTGTTTAAACGTTCAACTGTGTTTGGCTTGTTCTATCATTTAGATAAAGTTTTGATACACGTATATTACTTATTACTTGAGTTGATCTGAAATAACCGCACCAAATAAACTGGGAAAGGCAATGATGATGACTCTTTTAAGTGCTATGATGGGTTGGTCTAGGGGCAGTTTATCAATCAAAAACAAAACAAAAGTCACTGAACTTAAGCAAATCAAATAGGTGGCAAGCACTCGTTTAAAAAATTCAATGATATGGCCTCTCAAACGTAAACGATAAAAATTGTAATAAATAAAGGTGGTAATCACCAGCACCGAGACCAAAAATAAACTCATGACTTTTTCTTGACTTAACTCAATGCTTAAAGTCCATACTTCCTCAGTAAAACATAGAGAAGAGGAAATTAACAAAGAGCCCACAAAGAGCTGTAAAATATCCCGAGGCTTAAGCTCAACCATGAGAGGATTAATCACATGCGATATGGGTTTGCCACTGGCATCAAAAAAAGTCGTCACTTCTTTTAAATAGCCATTGATGCGTTTTACTTCTGTTTTATGTTTAGACATATAAAAAACCTTTTGCTGTTATGCTTGCTCATTACACATTTAAAAGTTTTTTTTGTAATAGAACCCTAAAGCACCTTTGTACATCTTGCTGTTGTATCGCTTAGAAAGCTTAACCCTGTTCCACTGTTGACTGCTTACATTGAATTGTACAATTCTTTCATCTGTTTTTATGCTCATTGTATACTGATAGTTTTCACCATTTTTATTACTCACCAAGGATCTTTCTTTTTTAATAATTTTTCCAATCAAAGGTGTTTGTTGACCCAAAGAAAAAAACCCATTGTACAAGCTTGCATAGCCCAAAGCCAACATGGCCTGAGCTACACTAAATATGAAACCTGTGACCATGCTCAATAAAAAAGCACGGCCCAGGCTGCGTTTGTTTTGTTTAACGTCTTTAAAAAGACCCACAAGTAAAAGAATAAAGTTGATTATGATTAAAAGTCCAGCAAGATTTTTCAATGACCAGTCTAAAGACAAGCCAAGTTCAGTTTCAAACAGTAGTAAACTGGTCAATGCAACCAACACTGTCAGCCCTAAAAATAAAGTTTGATAAACAATCATGGTCTACCTTCATGCATTATTGAGAAGCCTCTTTATCTTCAGTTTCTTTTTTTACGCTACTGAGCGTTTGAACTTTTTTAAGCCTTTCTTGTTTTAAGACTGTGGTTTTGTGTTGATTCATTCATGCTAGGCTAGCACATGCATGAAGCAAATAAAATGTTTATACTTTTTTGTTTGTTCAATTCTAAGCAGCATTTTTAAGTCTATGTTTTTGTCTTTGACAGACTAAACATGACTTAGTATGTCATAGCTTATGAATTTAACGCTTTTTAGAAACTGTTTTTTTGCTTTAAGCACTCTTGCTTTTGTAGGCTTTGCCCAAAATCGTGCCTCTTTTGTTAAAGGGGATGTACCCACTGAACAATTTATCAAACAATTGACAGGCTCTTATGAAGTTATAGACACGGACACCAATAAGCATTGCCCTTTAAGTTTGGGAGATACTTTTGTTATTACCTATACCACGCAATTTCATATGGGTAATCAATCAGTGGGGGTCTTTAAGATTCATACCGATACCACATCCGAAGACCGTTTTTACTTGGGTCAAAAAAACCTGCCTCAAGACAATGCTGATCAACGGGTATGGACCGGTGTTAAAAGTTCCATCGATGAAGATGCTAAACGCATGTCGCGTGTAGTCGCACGCTATTCAGCAAATACGCAGAGCTGGACCAAAACTCACTTAAGCTTTGATTTTTCTTATGCGCCTGGGACATACTTACAGGTTCGTCAAAGCTCAGCCCAATGCAACTCCTTTGAAGATGATCTTCCGGTATGGAACGGTGGGAGCTCGGAAAAACTGCCAGACAGCTGTGAGTTTATTGAAGTAGGGGATATTGATATTCCCCCACCTTTTTATTGTCTAGGCAAAAAACTAGCTTTCAGCAGTGTGCATGCTTCAGAATAAGTGATCTTTCAATAGTAAAAAACCGTATCTAATAGGCACTGGTTTTATTCAAGAGCTCAATGCTGGTTATCTCTGAACGGCCATAAAAGCGCATGGGCGGCCCCCAAAAGCCAGTACCCGGATTGACATAAATTTGCATGTTGCCGTGCTGGTAAAGCCCTTTAAGATAAGGTTGATCTAAAGCCACCAACATTTGAAAAGGCCAAATTTGACCATTGTGCGTATGCCCTGAGAGCTGTAAGTCAATGCCATGTTTCTCCGCATCCACAATCGATTTAGGCTGATGCGCTAAAAGGATGCTAACTTTATCTTTTTGACAATGCTCAACAGCTTTAGCAAGCTGTGGTCCATGACCGGGAATAAACTTACCGCCAGAAACATCATCAATCCCCACCAAGTTAAAACTATGCTTTCCATCAGCAATTTCAACAGCCGTATTGCGCAAGGTGTGAATGTTCAGTGTCTTTAAATAATCAATCCAAGCCTGAGCCCCAGCATAATACTCATGGTTGCCGGTCACAAAATAAACCCCATGTTTGGCAGACAGGTGTTTTAGTTCTTGTGCGAGCGGTGCAAGTTGTTCAACAGGCGCATCCACCAAGTCACCCGTAATTACGATTAGATCAGGCTTTTGTGCATTGCACAGAGAAACAGTTTGCTTGATATAGGCTTCTTGAATGATATCCCCTATGTGCAGATCTGAAATTTGTACAACCTTAAAGCCACACAAAGCTTTGGGCAGTTTGGATAAAATAATGTTTTGCTGTTTAACTTTTGGGCCCCGCTTGGCTTGCCCATAGGCATAGAGACTAATCACACTAGCCAAACTGACCACAATCATCATTTTAAAATAAGCTTGGTCAGAGCCGGTTAAAAAAACTCCTTCTGCTGCCCATACCGGTAAGATAAAAACCAGATCACACAAAATAAAACCCACCAACAAAAAAAACATCAGGCCCATCCAGCAATAAGCCAGGTATGCATGGATACGGTGTAAACTTTTGGGAATACGCCGGTACAAACTGAGCCTGCTCAACATGGTCAAAAACAGGAACAATAAAGCCAGACTTAAAGTCCATTGCCAAACAGTCCCTAATTTAGGGGCAAAAATAATTTTCCAGGCCAAATAAGCATGAATCGCCAACAAGACACTGATAAAAACCCATACAATTGCTGGGAGTCTTAGTTTCATAGCCGTTCATTTTCACATTATGTTGCATTCGTCGATCTTTATGTGCAAATTAATTATTCAACATGATCTGCTTTACAGGCCTCACATGCATAATAAATCATAAAACTTGATTATAATTATTTGACAAATATAAGTTGTTGAATTTAGAATGACACTG from bacterium carries:
- a CDS encoding MFS transporter — protein: MKNLNHLLYTKRFLPLFITQFFGAFNDNAFKNAFLIWFTYDMASKSSMQPATLVSLAAGLFILPFFLFSAMAGQIADKYERSKLTQIIKMIEIALMCACALCFYVQSVEGLLIVLFFMGMQSTFFGPIKYSLLPEHLHKDELLAGNGLIEMGTFLAILLGTLFGGLVVRTDNGLIWISIFVIVFAVTGWWSSRSIPKAPVGDEKLNININIIKATWSIMQYAKHERTVWLSVLGVSWFWFIGSVVLTQLPTYAKDVIGGNEHTVTLFLTLFSIGIGLGSAWCNKLLKGEVDGKLVPYGSVGLSLSIVAFVISSLFFAVERMHYLERVLEYQDKLLSLSEFFAVGLSSWGIVLSLLSLAICAGLYIVPLYAIMQDRTEETFMARVIAANNVVNALFMVMASVLMLILFALKVSLLQLFLILAVTNIPVYFLIRDIVKKRLKQEGDSKK
- a CDS encoding AMP-binding protein, with the protein product MLKLFLKTLFKLIYRVEVTGIENFHRAGSRVLIVANHLSFLDAMLIALYLPEKPMFAINSQVANVWYFKPLINLVKVFPIDPSSAMATRSMIKELKKDEKCVIFPEGRITVTGSLMKIYNGPGMIADKSGAMILPIRINGAQYTLFSKLKGKVRRRWFQKITLNILEPCTLDIDENIRGRKRRQFAAIKLYDIMSRMVFETSDYEKTLFESLIDQVKLHGRKKIIAEDINRKPMSNGSFLARSFILAEALEQPLHNDIYVGLMMPNMVATAVSFFAMQVNNKIPAMINFSTGVHNVLSTCDTAQIKTVISSRKFIEQAKLSSLIEAIEEHGIKMLYLEDVAQSIGMIKKLKGLLKSFFAASFYHWNNVHHADDAAVVLFTSGSEGTPKGVVLSHKNIQANRFQMSSRVDFGPDDLVFNALPMFHSFGLTGGTLMTMLSGVRIFFYPSPLHYRIIPELVYDTNATLMFGTDTFLSGYARFANPYDFYAVRYVFAGAEKLKKETRKLWSEKYGVRILEGYGATETSPVLSANTPMHNKSGTVGRILPGIDYRLEDVPGIEDGGKLLVKGPNIMKGYLLANKPGVIQAPKDGEYDTGDIVSFDEEGYVSIEGRAKRFAKIAGEMVSLTAVETFVNQLWPKHQHAVLSIPDIKKGEALLLVTNHKKANKEDLRNYAKQQGLADLSIPKKIMHLDKLPLLATGKTDYVLLQKQLLEK
- a CDS encoding DUF2391 family protein, with amino-acid sequence MSKHKTEVKRINGYLKEVTTFFDASGKPISHVINPLMVELKPRDILQLFVGSLLISSSLCFTEEVWTLSIELSQEKVMSLFLVSVLVITTFIYYNFYRLRLRGHIIEFFKRVLATYLICLSSVTFVLFLIDKLPLDQPIIALKRVIIIAFPSLFGAVISDQLK
- a CDS encoding metallophosphoesterase, with translation MKLRLPAIVWVFISVLLAIHAYLAWKIIFAPKLGTVWQWTLSLALLFLFLTMLSRLSLYRRIPKSLHRIHAYLAYCWMGLMFFLLVGFILCDLVFILPVWAAEGVFLTGSDQAYFKMMIVVSLASVISLYAYGQAKRGPKVKQQNIILSKLPKALCGFKVVQISDLHIGDIIQEAYIKQTVSLCNAQKPDLIVITGDLVDAPVEQLAPLAQELKHLSAKHGVYFVTGNHEYYAGAQAWIDYLKTLNIHTLRNTAVEIADGKHSFNLVGIDDVSGGKFIPGHGPQLAKAVEHCQKDKVSILLAHQPKSIVDAEKHGIDLQLSGHTHNGQIWPFQMLVALDQPYLKGLYQHGNMQIYVNPGTGFWGPPMRFYGRSEITSIELLNKTSAY